One Xiphophorus maculatus strain JP 163 A chromosome 23, X_maculatus-5.0-male, whole genome shotgun sequence genomic window, TCCATTTCAACACGGGCTTTACGAGCCTCGATTCCCTGCGATCCCAGTCCTAAATCCCTGGCAACATTTGCGATGACAGATCCGTGCTTCAGCTCCTCTTGGACGGAGTAGGTCAGTTCTCCCTGTGTGCAGTGTTCAACAAAAAGGACAAAGAGGAGTCCATAGATCCCGGGGAAACGTATTCCATGCGCCATCATCAGACACGTAAATAATCCAGATAAGTTTTCGGTAACGAAGTATTTTCGATTACGATTTCAGCATTCCTTGGGCTTTGCTCCAGCTTTAGAGGAAAAAGACGAAATACGTCCCAGTCCTCATGGTGGATCGTGTGCAAAACATCTTCGGGGTTAAACGCGTTGCTGGTCTTTAGTGACACCTTGAGTATAGCTAAAAAATGACAACTCAGCAAAAGCTATCAAAATCATGATctgtattttgaaaagaaaatgattccattaaaatattaaatcaatcaaataaatgCATTCTTATTGAAGTAAAATCggacttttattttgtgtcattaCTGCAGAGGGTCAtctaaatttttaaatgtttaaaagtgcATCATCCCCGTGTCGTTAAAACGTAAAAAGCGTTTTGAGTTTTCCAAAATAGAATCAGAAATTTCATGTGTCTTTTTCGTAGTTAATAATTGTTAAATCGCTCCGtgcaaatataaatgcaaacaCCTTTCAAGTGAACGCGATCAtacaagtttgttttcagtaaagAGAAAACGTGGAAACactgaatgagaaaaaaaaaatcgttaGCGGTCATCACCGCGTCGGCTCCGTATTTCaatgaattaaattttaattacatCTCACAAATCTTTTCacgattgttttgttttttcattgacttttttctttttgtgaggACAAAGTGAAAACACCAATAACTTGATAAACGTTTTTGAAGTATTCAAAAATCCAACCATTCAACCTtattattaacttatttttttctttctttctgtcatgaACCGTGGCGGTGGAAGCGGTGAGGgaaacgcagcagacccagatgAGATGAATGATGGgagtttaatgatgaaaataggcTCAAATAAATTCTAAAAGTCCAAAAACCTGGCAGCACAATTGAGCGGAAGGCTagggctcagcactggtagcaacaggctacACGCATGGACATGACcacattgacaaggacccgacagtgacacagacacacaggtggcattaaatacgcAGAGGgcaatcacagaaacgagacacacctgggaataatCAAGGGGGAGACGGGACGGCACAgagactcagggacacagaaaactcaaaataaacacagataaaaacacatatCACGACACTTTCTTTTAAATCGGAGATCGTAGCATCCAATTATATGATCTAATAAGAAGTTATTGACAAAACTTTGATTGAAATGTCTTTCGGCATGTTAAACAAGTGGGTCATTCATAAATTTCAACGACTAGTGTAGCAGTCAATTTCAGCACCCGGGACAGAGACATAAACTAAGCTGCTATCTCATTTGGAGAAATCGGGGAAATCCGTGAGCCAGTAACTGGGGAACATAAAGTTCCGCCGTTGTAATACAGATCATCACTTCATGTCTTAAGTTCATTTTGAGCTTTTAGCAGTAATCATGGAAAGCGAGCGTTCACATTGAAGTCGGTGaaattataacaataaaaaccccgcatttgaatgtaaaaacacagaacactgACAAACGAGCAAACCGTAGGAGTTTAGAATAGTTCCTGACACACTCACCAACATATGAAACGATGGTTTATAATATATGACAGTTTCATATTATGGATGTTGAACAAATTATCACAAACAAGTCACTGCTAACGAACAAGTAAATAAAGTGCTCACAACTACCTCAagatttcaaatatgttttagaaAACTGATGAAAAGTTATACTGTTTGAAAGAGTGAAAAATATGCATACGCTAGTTATAGCTTAGAAAAATACAACagtttgaagtaaaaaaaaaacgacaactTATGACCTGGCAAAATCAAAGAATAAGAGAACATTGAATTGTACTGTATACGCGTAATAAAATGGTGCAGTAAGAGAAGAGAGACAAATATGTGCTCAACATAAGAAAAGTGTGGGGATAAAAATTACTAAAAAGGTATGGAATATCCAAATATGAACATCCTGTGTAAGCCATGACAGAAATTGCAAATTATTCAGAGggataaaaaattgaaaaggagcattaaaataaaaggaaaaaaagatgaggGAGTTATATAAATTTTGGTGAAAATATCTCTGAAAAGGGAAAAACTTTGAAGAACCCTACTATGAGAGGTGGTATGAAAAATGagtgaataaatatgaataggAGCGATAAGAACTTGAAGTCAATAGGCAGgtcaaacaaaacattgtttttttacctCGGGAAAGTCCTTGTTGTCTCCAAACACATCAGCAAAATCAGTTGGACTTTTCTTCAGAGTCTGGTCAGCAGGCAGCGTGTTGTCATTGTAGGAAGATATAAACTTAAAGTCACTGGTTCTAGATCCTGTTGTCAGGTAGGCATCATAATTATAGGTGCTGCGTAAAGTTCCTGTGCCATCAACATCTGAGTAATTTGGAGGTAGATAAGCTCCTGGGATGGCTACTGCTCCATCAAAcaacagtctgggctttctcctaCGACAGAACCTCACACCCAGGATGATGATAATGAAGGTCAGAAAGAAGGTGGACACAGAAACCAGCGCTATGATCAGATAGGAAGTGAGTTTGGAGTTTTTCTCATCATAAGAAATATCCTTCAGTTCTGGAACTTCAGCCAAGTTAtcagaaataagtaaaaacattgAACAGGTGGCAGACAGAGAGGGCTGTCCATTATCTTTCACTGCAACAATCAGGTTCTGTTTCATGCTGTCAGATTCTGAAATGTCCCGCTGTGTCCTGATTTCTCCACTGTGCAGATCAATAGTGAAAAGACCAGGATCTGTGGCTTTGACTATATGATATGAAAGCCAGGCGTTCTGTCCAGAGTCTGCGTCCACTGCTATCACTTTGGACACCAGAGACCCTCCATGTGCAGCTTTGGGGACCAACTCAGTCAGGAAGGAGCTGCCCTCTGGTGCTGGATACAATATCTGAGGAGAGTTGTCATTCATATCTGATATGAACACACTGACAGTCACGTtgctgctgagaggaggagAACCATTGTCTCTGGCCATCACTTGGACTTTGAAACTCCTGAACTGTTCATAATCAAATGACCTCACAGCGTGGATCACTCCTGTGTCTCCATTAACAGATAGATAGGAGGACACCGAGGCACCGTTCACCTCACCAGGTAACAGAGAATAAATCACTGTACCGTTTTGTCTCCAGTCAGGATCTCGAGCAGAAACAGTACATAAAGAGGAGCCAGGTTTGTTATTTTCACTCACATATGCGCTGTAGGACTGTTCCTCAAACACAGGTGGGTTGTCATTGATGTCAGCTACAGACAACTGAATAGTTTTAGAGgaggacagaggaggagagCCTTCATCAGTGGCAATTATTGTAATGTTGTAATCAGATACTAGTTCACGGTCCAGTTGTCCTGTGGTCACCAGAGAATAATAGTTTTTAATTGAGGGAACCAATTTAAAGGGGACATTTTGCTGGATTGTACAGCGGACCTGGCGATTATGTTCAGAGTCTCTGTCCTGTACATTAATGATGCCCACCTCTGTACCAGGTGACACATTCTCTGGTATGGGATTGCACAATGACTTTAAGTGAATAAACGGGGCGTTATCATTTATATCAGTTACGTCAATAATTAAGGTTGCATATGAGGCCAATCCTAAACCATCTTTAGCGCTGATTTGCATTTCGTACAACGATTTCCTTTCATAATCAATAGTTCCACCTACTCTTACTTCACCGGTTtgtggatttaaaataaaaatttggtttTCATCCGACACGTGATCAAATCCGTAAGTGATTTCGCCATTCACTCCCTCATCTGCATCCGTAGCAGATACTGTTAGGACAACAGAATCCATTGATGAATTTTCAGGGAGACTCGCTTTATAAACTACCTGGCTGAACACTGGGGCGTTATCATTTGCGTCCAGAACAGTGACGTGTATCACAACGGTGCCTGATTTCTGAGGAGATCCGCCGTCAAATGcagtcagtaaaaatgtaatcGTGTTCTTGTCCTCCCTGTCCAGCTCTTTGTCTAAGACTAACTCGCCATATTTCCGTCCAATTCCTTTTGACTTTacatttaacttaaaatattcattttcctGTAGTGAGTAGCCCCGCACAGCGTTGTCGCCAATGTCTGCGTCATGCGCTTCATCAAGGAGAAACGTCGCACCTCTCAGCGCAGATTCTCGAATTTCTAATTTAATTGATTCCTCTTTAAACTGGGGAGAATTATCATTAATATCTTGAACGTGAATGTTAATACGGTGCAGTTCTAAAGGATTTTCAAGCACTACCTCCTGTTTTACGACGCACGATGCCCGCTTCTCACAAAGTCCTTCCCTGTCCACTCGTTCTTCGACAATTAGAGTTCCAGTCTTgacattcaagctgcagtatttaaCGCCGTTATCCTCTGTCTCAATACGAGCCTTTCGAACAGACAGCGTGCCCAGATCCAGTCCTAAATCCTTAGCAATATTTCCGACCACGGATCCTCGCTTCATCTCTTCTGGAATGGAGTAGCTCACGTCTCCAAAAACAAGGTGGAtgaaaagaacaataaaagcaaGGCCCCAGCGCACGACATCCCGAAagatattcatttttttcccttaagaAACGCCACTTTAGAATGAAACTGTGAACAAAAACTTGCACTCCGTCTATCCTGCATTCAAAATGAAGAACATCAATTGTAAAGCATGCGTAATTTGTTATCTGTTCTCCAAAAGCAAATTCTGGGTATGCGGTGGCAGTTCAGGGAGGAGAAAGATTCAGACATCTCGTTTACTAGTACATACTGACACCATGAGTATTTCCTGCGGTACGACAtgtctgtatttttatgtttcctgcATTAGCAACGACACGGATTTTAACATACACTTAAACTAATTAGAAATATgttaatgtgtaattttttacTGACCAAAGAAACTAAAACCTTTGATATTacgaaaattatttttagaaggataataataataacattattgTAATAATAAGAAATGTGCGAAAATCGAAAATAAACCATATGACCCTGTTTCCAAAAGCAAGCTGGAAAGAAAAAGCATCATTTTTCTATCAGCGCCAAATTCGTCACAACTTTGAAAGTAATATCAAATTAATGCACATCATTGCAAATTAGATACAATTCAAGATGCAAGAAATGAAAAacggcaattaaaaaaagattaactataaatacacaaagtaaaaaaaaaaaaaaaactcagccaGTCACAATGCAAATAAGAAGGATgataaaatgttctcttttttaaGGTAGTTCTATAGAATTGacctaacaaaaaaaaaaaacatacctcTGGCACGGAGTAAAGCTCCCCAAAGACATCAGCAAAGTCTGATGGACTTTTCTTCAGAGTCTGGTCAGCAGGCAGCGTGTTGTCATTGTAAGATGATACAAACTTAAAGTCACTGGTTCTGGATCCTGTTGTCAGGTAGGCATCATAATTATAGGTGCTGCGTAAAGTTCCTGTTCCGTCAACATCTGAGTAATTTGGAGGAAGATAAGCTCCTGGGATGGCTACTGCTCCATCAAAcaacagtctgggctttctcctaCGACAAAACCTCACACcaaggatgatgatgatgaaggtcagAAAGAAGGTGGACACAGAAACCAGAGCGATAATCAGATAAGAGGTCAACTTGGAGTTCTTCTCATCAAAagaaatgtctttcagttctgGCACTTCAGCCAAGTTATCagaaataagtaaatacatTAAACAGGTGGCAGACAGAGAGGGCTGTCCATTATCTTTCACTGCAACAATCAGGTTCTGTTTCATGCTGTCAGATTCTGAAATGTCTCGCTGTGTCCTGATTTCTCCACTGTGTAGATCAATACTGAAAAGTCCAGGATCTGTGGCTTTGACTATATGATAGGACAGCCAGGCGTTCTGTCCAGAGTCTGCGTCCACTGCTATCACTTTGGACACCAGAGACCCTCCATGTGCAGCTTTGGGGACCAACTCAGTCATGAAGGAGCTGCCCTCTGGTGCTGGGTACAATATCTGAGGAGAGTTGTCATTCACATCAGATATGAACACACTGACAGTCACGTTGTTGCTGAGTGGAGGAGAACCATTGTCTCTGGCCATCACTTGGACTTTGAAACTCCTGAACTGTTCATAATCAAATGACCTCACAGCGTGGATCACTCCTGTGTCTCCATTAACAGATAGATAGGAGGACACCGAGGCACCGTTCACCTCACCAGGTAACAGAGAATAAATCACTGTACCGTTTTGTCTCCAGTCAGGATCTCGAGCAGAAACAGTACATAAAGAGGAGCCAGGTTTGTTATTTTCACTAACATATGCGCAGTAGGACTGTTCCTCAAACACAGGTGGGTTGTCATTGATATCAGCTACAGACAACTGAATAGTTttagaggaggagagaggaggagagccCTCATCAGTGGCAATTATTGTAATGTTGTAATCAGATACTAGTTCACGGTCCAGTTGTCCTGTGGTCACCAGAGAATAATAGTTTTTAATTGAGGGAACCAATATAAAGGGGACATTTTGCTGGATTGTACAGCGGACCTGGCGATTATGTTCAGAGTCTCTGTCCTGTACATTAATGATGCCCACCTCTGTACCAGGTGACACATTCTCTGGTATGGGATTGCACAATGACTTTAAATGAATAAACGGGGCGTTATCATTTATATCAGTTACGTCAATAATTAAGGTTGCATATGAGGCCAATCCTAAACCATCTTTAGCGCTGATCTGCATTTCGTACAACGATTTCCTTTCATAATCAATAGTTCCACCTACTCTTACTTCACCGGTTtgtggatttaaaataaaaatttggtttTCATCCGACACGTGATCAAATCCGTAAGTGATTTCGCCATTCACTCCCTCATCTGCATCCGTAGCAGACACTGTTAGGACAACAGAATCCATTGATGAATGTTCAGGGAGACTCGCTTTATAAACTACCTGGCTGAACACTGGGGCGTTATCATTTGCGTCCAGAACAGTGACGTGTATCACAATGGTGCCTGATTTCTGAGGAGATCCGCCGTCAAATGcagtcagtaaaaatgtaatcGTGTTCTTGTCCTCCCTGTCCAGCTCTTTGTCTAAGACTAACTCGCCATATTTCCGTCCAATTCCTTTTGACTTTacatttaacttaaaataatcattttcctgtAGTAAGTAGCCCCGCACAGCGTTGTCGCCAATGTCTGCGTCATGCGCTTCATCAAGGAGAAACGTCGCCCCTCTCAGCGCAGATTCTTGAATTTCTAATTTAATTGATTCCTCTTTAAACTGGGGAGAATTATCATTAATGTCTTGAACGTGAATGTTAATACGGTGCAGTTCTAAAGGATTTTCAAGCACTACCTCCTGTTTTACGACGCACGATGCCCGCTTCTCACAAAGTCCTTCCCTGTCCATTCGTTCTTCGACAATTAGAGTTCCAGTCTTgacattcaagctgcagtatttaaCGCCGTTATCCTCTGTCTCAATACGAGCCTTTCGAACAGACAGCGTGCCCAGATCCAGTCCTAAATCCTTAGCAATATTTCCGACCACGGATCCTCGCTTCATCTCTTCTGGAATGGAGTAGCTCACGTCTCCAAAAACAAGGTGGAtgaaaagaacaataaaagcaaGGCCCCGGCGCACGACATCCCGAAagatattcatttttttcccttaagaAACGCCACTTTAGAATGAAACtgtgaacaaaaaaatgtactcCGTCTATCCTGCATTCAAAATGAAGAACATCAATTGTAAAGCATGCGTAATTTGTTATCTGTCTTCCAAAAGCAAGTTCTGGGTATGCGGTGGCAGTTCAGGGAGGAGAAAGATTCAGACATCTCGTTTACTAGTACATACTGACACCATGAGTATTTGCTGCGGTACAACAtgtctgtatttttatgtttcctgcATTAGCAACGACACGGATTTTAACATACACTTAAACTAATTAGAAATATgttaatgtgtaattttttacTAACCAAAGAAACTAAAACCTTTCATATTACGAAGATTATATTCAgaaggataataataataacattattgTAATAATAAGAAATGTGCGAAAATCGAAAATAAATCATATGACCCTGTTTTCAAGAGCAAGCTGGAAAGAAAAAGCATCATTTTTCTATCAGCGCCAAATTCGTCACAACTTTGAAGTAATATCAAATTAATGCACATCATTGCAAATTAGATACAATTCAGgatgcaagaaataaaaaacggcaattaaaaaaagaggaactataaatacacaaagtaaaaaaaaaaaaaaactcagccaGTCACAATGCAAATAAGAAGGAggataaaatgttctgttttttaaggTAGTTCTATAGAATTGAcctaacaataaaaaaaatcatacctCTGGCACGGAGTCAAGCTCCCCAAAGACATCAGCAAAGTCTGATGGACTTTTCTTCAGAGTCTGGTCAGCAGGCAGCGTGTTGTCATTGTAAGATGATACAAACTTAAAGTCACTGGTTCTGGATCCTGTTGTCAGGTAGGCATCATAATTATAGGTGCTGCGTAAAGTTCCTGTTCCGTCAACATCTGCGTAATTTGGAGGTAGATAAGCTCCTGGGATAGCTACTGCTCCATCAAAcaacagtctgggctttctcctaCGACAAAACCTCACACcaaggatgatgatgatgaaggtcagAAAGAAGGTGGATACAGAAACCAGCGCGATGATCAGATAAGAGGTCAACTTGGAGTTCTTCTCATCAAAagaaatgtctttcagttctgGCACTTCAGCCAAGTTATCAGAAATAAGTAAAAGCATTGAACAGGTGGCAGACAGAGAGGGCTGTCCATTATCTTTCACTGCAACAATCAGGTTCTGTTTCATGCTGTCAGATTCTGAAATGTCTCGCTGTGTCCTGATTTCTCCACTGTGTAGATCAATACTGAAAAGTCCAGGATCTGTGGCTTTGACTATATAATAGGACAGCCAGGCGTTCTGTCCAGAGTCTGCGTCCACTGCTATCACTTTGGACACCAGAGACCCTCCATGTGCAGCTTTAGGGACCAACTCAGTCATGAAGGAGCTGCCCTCTGGTGCTGGATACAAAATCTGAGGAGAGTTGTCATTCACATCAGATATGAACACACTGACGGTCACATTGCTGCTGAGAAGAGGAGAACCATTGTCTCTGGCCATCACTTGGACTTTGAAACTCCTGAACTGTTCATAATCAAATGACCTCACAGCGTGGATCACTCCTGTGTCTCCATTAACAGATAGATAGGAGGACACCGAGGCACCGTTCACCTCACCAGGTAACAGAGAATAAATCACTGTACCGTTTTGTCTCCAGTCAGGATCTCGAGCAGAAACAGTACATAAAGAGGAGCCAGGTTTGTTATTTTCACTCACATATGCGCTGTAGGACTGTTCCTCAAACACAGGTGGGTTGTCATTGATGTCAGCTACAGATAACTGAATAGTTTTAGAGGAGGACAGAGGTGGAGAGCCCTCATCAGTGGCAATTATTGTAATATTGTAACCAGACACTAATTCACGGTCCAGTTGTCCTGTGGTCACTAGAGAATAATAGTTTTTAATAGAAGGAACCAACTTAAAAGGGACATTTTGCTGAATGGAGCAGCTGACCTGTCCATTATTGTGAGAGTCTCTGTCCTGTACATTAATGATGCCCACCTCTGTACCAGGTATTACATTCTCAGGTATGGGGTTGGACAAGGACGTTATGTCTATATCTGGTCTGTTGtcatttacatctaaaatatcaATGATAACTTTTGTCTCTGATGAAAGACCATAACCATCTTTTGCCTCCACAAAAATCTCATATCTTGTTCTGTCTTCATAATCTATTTTCCCTGTAACAGTGATCTCCCCTGTTTTAGAatcaagagaaaataaagactgAGATTTATCAGAGAGTCGACTAAATTCGTATGTAACCTCGCCATTTATTCCTTCATCTTTATCTGATGCACTTACTGTGATAACTGGAGTTTTTAAAGCAGAGTTTTCAGGTAACCTCGCTGAATACACGGACTCGGTAAATACGGGAGCATTGTCATTAGCGTCGAGAACAGTAACATGTATGACTACAGTCCCTGATCTCGGAGGAGATCCGCCATCTACCGCTGTTAATATAATTCTTAGTTCTTGCTGCTCTTCTCGATCTAACTCTTTATCTAAAACCAGTTCACCATATTTTCTCCCAGGGCTCGTCTGAACATTGAGCACAAAATTGGGGTTTTGCTGCAGGTTGTAGCTTTGGACAGCGTTCTGGCCTATGTCTGCATCGTGCGCAGCATTAATGCGATACCTAGCTCCTTTGTCGGTTGACTCACTGATTTCAAGCTTAATAATATCCTTTGGAAAGATCGGCTCATTGTCATTTATGTCTTGTATTTGCAGAGACAAGCGATGCAGCTCCAGAGGATTTTCCATAAGCAGGTCGTATTTGAGAATACACGTTGGGTTTTCTCCACACTGCTCCTCTCTGTCTATTCTTCCCGTGACAAATAAATCTCCGTTTCTCAGATTAATTCCGATCATCTCTTTGTCGCTTCCTTCCACCTTAACCCGGATTTTACGAGCAGATAGTCTTCCCAGGTCCAGTTTCAGATCTTGTGCGATATTTCCAATTACAGATCCGCGTTTCAGCTCCTCCTGGACGGAATAGGTCAGATCGCAATTGGAGTATTGCaccagaacaaagaaaaaaataacgcCGTGCCATTCTAGATCCCGTCGTTTATGCATCATCTTCAAGTTGGTCTACAAAAGCTACGTCTTCTTTTAATGAGGGTTATTGTATTTCCGAATTAGGTTCTCTACCGCGCTTGTCCACGGATTCTCATATAATAAGACTGGTTCAGCCCGAAAATGTGTGGTGTGCAAAAGCCGATGGAGAACATTTAAATCCAAAACGGGTCTATAGTGACACCGTGAGTTTAAATGATATTACAACGTCTGATCAGAAACAGTGAATATTATTGTGAAGAGCTGTCACATATTCCAACAATATAATTTCAAACTGTAAAATTCattctgttttacaaaaatgttataattgtagtgaaaaaaagaattgtaattacattttttcattataaaccaattaacagaaaagttttattttaaatctcgTAACGTAgtagaaattaaacatttttaacctaaaataaTTCTccgtattcatttatttatttattttaactccGCGTTGGCACTAGCAAAACCGATACTTCCCATCccagatttattttctcattaccGATcgtatcacttttttttttctcgtgaCCCGAAAACTAATTCTTGTTCAGCATTCCATAAATTCAGGAAAGTCTCATCAAGAACATCAAACAAATTcataacaaaagtaaaaatggtGTACTAGCCCTTTTAGGTGTGTGCGCGTGTTTGTAACAACAATATGCAAGTCATTTCGAAACTAAAGTCAAAGAGAGGCGAAATAAATTACCATGGCGACTGTAATGTTTGATATTGGTAAGCAATTTGGGGAAAGCAGACATTGCTGAATATGCAACGTTATTCCCCGGAACGcaaattattatgaaatgtTTCTACCGTAGAATCATGTTGTGAATGTGCGACGGTACAAATGTAAACAGCAGTGAGAGcgtcttttttttcagaaccaAGGACAgagaaacacataaaaaaagctttttttttctaatgcaaAAATCAAAAGCTGGCACAAATATCCACTAccaaaaataaagcagattatAATATCTCACTGGATGCCAAAGAGCAAAACGCTGTCTTAATTAGCAACATGAAATTAGGATCTCAAAGTACTCAATGTAATACAACTGTGGTGTATTTTCCCACTGCATCTGTGtagttattttaaatcattcGCCAGAAAGCAGGTATGCCTAATACATATTCCACAAATCATACAGTATATTTAATAACTTCGCTGTTAGACAGTTAAGAACATAGTAAGGTAATACTATGAGTGATGGAACTTCgtgaaaaaacagcatttttttaaaattgattataGTAATGAAGACAGTTCATCTTACAATCGAGTTAAAACTAACTACAGTTGAAAATGTTcggaaaaaaattgcaaaagtaCAATTAAAGGCCAAAGATCCTGACCAGAAGATGAGTAAAGCGAAACGGTAATTCAGCAGCAAGTGCAAAA contains:
- the LOC102232233 gene encoding protocadherin gamma-A11-like isoform X26, giving the protein MNIFRDVVRWGLAFIVLFIHLVFGDVSYSIPEEMKRGSVVGNIAKDLGLDLGTLSVRKARIETEDNGVKYCSLNVKTGTLIVEERVDREGLCEKRASCVVKQEVVLENPLELHRINIHVQDINDNSPQFKEESIKLEIRESALRGATFLLDEAHDADIGDNAVRGYSLQENEYFKLNVKSKGIGRKYGELVLDKELDREDKNTITFLLTAFDGGSPQKSGTVVIHVTVLDANDNAPVFSQVVYKASLPENSSMDSVVLTVSATDADEGVNGEITYGFDHVSDENQIFILNPQTGEVRVGGTIDYERKSLYEMQISAKDGLGLASYATLIIDVTDINDNAPFIHLKSLCNPIPENVSPGTEVGIINVQDRDSEHNRQVRCTIQQNVPFKLVPSIKNYYSLVTTGQLDRELVSDYNITIIATDEGSPPLSSSKTIQLSVADINDNPPVFEEQSYSAYVSENNKPGSSLCTVSARDPDWRQNGTVIYSLLPGEVNGASVSSYLSVNGDTGVIHAVRSFDYEQFRSFKVQVMARDNGSPPLSSNVTVSVFISDMNDNSPQILYPAPEGSSFLTELVPKAAHGGSLVSKVIAVDADSGQNAWLSYHIVKATDPGLFTIDLHSGEIRTQRDISESDSMKQNLIVAVKDNGQPSLSATCSMFLLISDNLAEVPELKDISYDEKNSKLTSYLIIALVSVSTFFLTFIIIILGVRFCRRRKPRLLFDGAVAIPGAYLPPNYSDVDGTGTLRSTYNYDAYLTTGSRTSDFKFISSYNDNTLPADQTLKKSPTDFADVFGDNKDFPEQKPPNNDWRFTQGQRPGPSGPHMPYGTHIRWTPKNGTRATGGPEVAMGTGPWPQPPTEAEQLQALMAAANEVSEATATLGPGTMGLSTRYSPQFTLQHVPDYRQNVYIPGSTATLTSNPQQQQATAQQATQQALPPPQASAQAEPPKAAQTPASKKKSTKKEKK
- the LOC102232233 gene encoding protocadherin gamma-A4-like isoform X28; translated protein: MNIFRDVVRRGLAFIVLFIHLVFGDVSYSIPEEMKRGSVVGNIAKDLGLDLGTLSVRKARIETEDNGVKYCSLNVKTGTLIVEERMDREGLCEKRASCVVKQEVVLENPLELHRINIHVQDINDNSPQFKEESIKLEIQESALRGATFLLDEAHDADIGDNAVRGYLLQENDYFKLNVKSKGIGRKYGELVLDKELDREDKNTITFLLTAFDGGSPQKSGTIVIHVTVLDANDNAPVFSQVVYKASLPEHSSMDSVVLTVSATDADEGVNGEITYGFDHVSDENQIFILNPQTGEVRVGGTIDYERKSLYEMQISAKDGLGLASYATLIIDVTDINDNAPFIHLKSLCNPIPENVSPGTEVGIINVQDRDSEHNRQVRCTIQQNVPFILVPSIKNYYSLVTTGQLDRELVSDYNITIIATDEGSPPLSSSKTIQLSVADINDNPPVFEEQSYCAYVSENNKPGSSLCTVSARDPDWRQNGTVIYSLLPGEVNGASVSSYLSVNGDTGVIHAVRSFDYEQFRSFKVQVMARDNGSPPLSNNVTVSVFISDVNDNSPQILYPAPEGSSFMTELVPKAAHGGSLVSKVIAVDADSGQNAWLSYHIVKATDPGLFSIDLHSGEIRTQRDISESDSMKQNLIVAVKDNGQPSLSATCLMYLLISDNLAEVPELKDISFDEKNSKLTSYLIIALVSVSTFFLTFIIIILGVRFCRRRKPRLLFDGAVAIPGAYLPPNYSDVDGTGTLRSTYNYDAYLTTGSRTSDFKFVSSYNDNTLPADQTLKKSPSDFADVFGELYSVPEQKPPNNDWRFTQGQRPGPSGPHMPYGTHIRWTPKNGTRATGGPEVAMGTGPWPQPPTEAEQLQALMAAANEVSEATATLGPGTMGLSTRYSPQFTLQHVPDYRQNVYIPGSTATLTSNPQQQQATAQQATQQALPPPQASAQAEPPKAAQTPASKKKSTKKEKK
- the LOC102232233 gene encoding protocadherin gamma-A4-like isoform X25, which gives rise to MMHKRRDLEWHGVIFFFVLVQYSNCDLTYSVQEELKRGSVIGNIAQDLKLDLGRLSARKIRVKVEGSDKEMIGINLRNGDLFVTGRIDREEQCGENPTCILKYDLLMENPLELHRLSLQIQDINDNEPIFPKDIIKLEISESTDKGARYRINAAHDADIGQNAVQSYNLQQNPNFVLNVQTSPGRKYGELVLDKELDREEQQELRIILTAVDGGSPPRSGTVVIHVTVLDANDNAPVFTESVYSARLPENSALKTPVITVSASDKDEGINGEVTYEFSRLSDKSQSLFSLDSKTGEITVTGKIDYEDRTRYEIFVEAKDGYGLSSETKVIIDILDVNDNRPDIDITSLSNPIPENVIPGTEVGIINVQDRDSHNNGQVSCSIQQNVPFKLVPSIKNYYSLVTTGQLDRELVSGYNITIIATDEGSPPLSSSKTIQLSVADINDNPPVFEEQSYSAYVSENNKPGSSLCTVSARDPDWRQNGTVIYSLLPGEVNGASVSSYLSVNGDTGVIHAVRSFDYEQFRSFKVQVMARDNGSPLLSSNVTVSVFISDVNDNSPQILYPAPEGSSFMTELVPKAAHGGSLVSKVIAVDADSGQNAWLSYYIVKATDPGLFSIDLHSGEIRTQRDISESDSMKQNLIVAVKDNGQPSLSATCSMLLLISDNLAEVPELKDISFDEKNSKLTSYLIIALVSVSTFFLTFIIIILGVRFCRRRKPRLLFDGAVAIPGAYLPPNYADVDGTGTLRSTYNYDAYLTTGSRTSDFKFVSSYNDNTLPADQTLKKSPSDFADVFGELDSVPEQKPPNNDWRFTQGQRPGPSGPHMPYGTHIRWTPKNGTRATGGPEVAMGTGPWPQPPTEAEQLQALMAAANEVSEATATLGPGTMGLSTRYSPQFTLQHVPDYRQNVYIPGSTATLTSNPQQQQATAQQATQQALPPPQASAQAEPPKAAQTPASKKKSTKKEKK